A portion of the Scleropages formosus chromosome 15, fSclFor1.1, whole genome shotgun sequence genome contains these proteins:
- the gpr132b gene encoding putative G-protein coupled receptor 132b, with protein sequence MKTMTSFDGSQNQTASHNCTLPYEVDRVPLVVLYSMVVIIGLPANVATVYMTFLQVRRKNVLGIYLLSLSLCDLMYLCTLPLWMIYVSQAHEWNLGSLACKITGYIFFNNMYISIFLLCCVSIDRYVAVVYAVESRGIRQQKLAGVISVGVYLLVALSHVPVFTMREGDTDKGPRRCFEPGQSSATVAGFNYARFVIGFLIPLSVLVVTNRAILINIQASPGLRSSQKVKVKYLAIAVIIFFLVCFAPYHIILLLRAVAFHFPDLHKNCDFLKSIYTPYTIFLGLSTINSATNPILYVLASDNIRKEIKQSLASLSGRTALQPRLTDSSQHKMQSSDAATHKDIHSC encoded by the coding sequence ATGAAGACCATGACCTCATTTGATGGAAGCCAAAACCAGACAGCTAGCCACAACTGCACACTTCCATATGAGGTGGATCGGGTACCACTGGTGGTTCTGTACAGCATGGTGGTGATCATCGGGCTTCCAGCCAATGTGGCCACTGTCTACATGACCTTCCTCCAGGTGAGGCGCAAGAACGTGCTGGGCATTTACCTGCTGAGCCTGTCACTGTGTGACCTCATGTACCTTTGCACCCTGCCATTGTGGATGATCTATGTGAGTCAAGCCCATGAGTGGAATCTGGGCTCACTGGCCTGCAAGATCACAGGATACATCTTCTTTAACAACATGTACATCAGCATcttcctgctgtgctgtgtctCCATCGACCGCTATGTGGCAGTGGTCTACGCTGTGGAGTCGCGTGGCATACGGCAACAGAAATTAGCTGGTGTCATCTCCGTGGGTGTTTACCTTCTGGTGGCACTTTCCCATGTGCCTGTGTTCACCATGCGGGAGGGTGACACTGACAAGGGACCGCGTCGCTGCTTTGAGCCAGGCCAAAGTAGTGCTACAGTTGCGGGGTTTAACTATGCCCGCTTTGTCATTGGCTTTCTCATTCCACTCAGTGTCCTGGTGGTCACCAACCGTGCCATTCTTATCAACATCCAGGCCAGTCCAGGCCTGCGCAGCTCTCAGAAGGTCAAGGTCAAGTACTTGGCCAtagcagttattattttttttctggtatGCTTTGCGCCTTACCATATCATCTTGCTGTTGCGGGCAGTTGCATTCCACTTTCCTGACCTCCATAAGAACTGTGACTTTTTAAAGAGCATCTACACACCCTACACCATCTTCCTTGGGCTGTCCACCATCAACAGCGCCACGAACCCCATCCTTTACGTTCTGGCCAGTGACAACATTCGCAAGGAGATCAAACAGAGCCTAGCCAGCCTTAGCGGTCGTACTGCTCTGCAACCCCGTCTCACGGACAGCAGCCAGCACAAGATGCAGTCGTCAGACGCCGCCACCCACAAGGACATCCACAGTTGCTGA
- the vipas39 gene encoding spermatogenesis-defective protein 39 homolog codes for MMRSKPDEDDYWNSSKCRAFTFDDDYDELSSLKESKRAVNSIRQFVVDEDEDEDDMVKVSWSGEPIGSITWSIKETASSTKQEQSFPKIDSGPSLPRQGSGYSLSSLFKGRGKSGSFQAISESFSEPSTRNFAPELRKPKSEYKDYVSDWSPEETVKRMQRGKFCSLETFRSLKDKMQLLDQAVCANDGNVITAVLIYLKKSLSKEVLSRELMSRDVALRHYIHYLKEMGEQKLLVELFKSLGRTEDMALLQYREHLSIKDEVRRKEYLKSCISLPFPPDDAGHVQDHYTLLERQIIIEANDKHLENKGQVEVFKKHPRKASILNMPIITTLYYSCVYHYGESEGTYSSPANIRSTFKISEKQYLLTALSARAKLKEWLDVGSLFTTKNWLGYTKKRSPIGFHRVVDILHKNNAPAQVLQEYVCLVEDPNLKISLAQKYKCHDIVIDMYKDQKDRQQLIVYQGKVERGSPEDKKIQDILNNTQIRWKN; via the exons atgatGAGGAGTAAACCAGATGAGGATGACTACTGGAATAGTTCCAAGTGCAGAGCCTTCACGTTTGACGACGATTATGATGAACTTTCTAGT TTAAAGGAATCGAAACGAGCGGTGAACAGCATCCGCCAGTTTGTGGTTGATGAAGACGAAGATGAAGATGATATGGTAAAAGTCAGCTGGAGTGGCGAACCCATTGGAA GTATCACCTGGTCTATCAAGGAGACGGCCTCAAGTACGAAGCAGGAGCAGAGCTTCCCCAAAATCGACAGTGGCCCCTCATTACCCCGGCAGGGCTCTGGCTACTCCCTCAGCTCCCTGTTTAAAG GGAGGGGTAAAAGTGGTAGTTTCCAGGCCATATCAGAAT CTTTCTCTGAACCATCCACCAGGAATTTTGCACCTGAGCTACGGAAACCCAAGTCTGAATACAAg GACTATGTCAGTGACTGGAGCCCAGAGGAGACCGTGAAGAGGATGCAGAGGGGAAAG ttttgctcCTTGGAAACATTCCGCTCCCTCAAGGATAAGATGCAACTTTTGGATCAGGCTGTCTGTGCAAACGATGGAAATGTCATTACTGCT gttttaatttatttgaagaaGTCATTAAGCAAAG AGGTACTCTCCAGAGAGCTTATGTCAAGAGATGTAGCCCTTCGGCACTATATTCACTATTTGAAGGAAATGGGGGAACAGAAGCTACTTGTGGAGCTGTTCAA GTCATTAGGTAGAACTGAGGACATGGCG CTACTGCAATACAGAGAGCATCTCAGTATCAAAGATGAAGTTCGCAGGAAAGAGTACTTGAAAAGTTGCATTAG TCTTCCTTTTCCACCAGATGATGCTGGTCATGTTCAAGACCACTACACTCTATTAGAGAGACAAATTATTATAGAG GCTAATGACAAGCATTTAGAAAACAAGGGGCAGGTTGAGGTGTTCAAAAAACATCCTAGAAAGGCCTCTATCCTGAACATGCCCATCATCACCACCTTGTACTACTCCTGTGTCTACCACTACGGGGAGTCTGAG GGAACATACAGCAGCCCAGCAAACATCAGGTCAACATTTAAA ATTTCAGAAAAACAGTATCTTCTCACAGCACTGAGTGCAAGGGCAAAACTGAAAGAGTGGCTTGATGTAGGCAGCCTTTTCACCACCAAGAACTGGTTAGGCTACACTAAGAAGAGGTCGCCGATTGGGTTTCACCGAGTGGTGGACATTCTGCATAAAAACAATGCACCAGCCCAG gtgctgcaggagTATGTGTGTTTGGTGGAGGATCCCAACCTGAAGATCAGCCTCGCCCAGAAGTATAAGTGCCATGACATCGTCATTGAT ATGTACAAGGACCAAAAGGACCGCCAACAGCTGATTGTATACCAGGGCAAGGTGGAGAGGGGATCACCTGAGGATAAGAAGATTCAGGATATCCTTAACAACACG caaaTCCGGTGGAAGAACTGA